Proteins encoded together in one Cicer arietinum cultivar CDC Frontier isolate Library 1 chromosome 4, Cicar.CDCFrontier_v2.0, whole genome shotgun sequence window:
- the LOC101495527 gene encoding probable E3 ubiquitin-protein ligase EDA40, which yields MVNMWRKAFCTSISRDKNRESKVVITEKKQHCDNSSTNQSPRISSKFGFFSNPSTPRCQSQPQPQLEPKPSSTGSTTLRCRTSVATTTTHSVPNSPKLQCSSNTKTPKSFSSPNSPSSFSFLKSTLRLSKSRCGICMQSVKSGKGTAIFTAECSHTFHFPCISTHVTKNPIHVCPVCGTNWKELPVLAINNEKKNNNKISEENREARNFKVYNDDEPLMSPTSLSRFNPIPESENETEDEDDENIEFQGFNVNPVSVSSSPVIRRNIEVCLFPETAVVSANRNYESYVVVLKLKALSQKVARRAPVDVVIVLDVGGAMSGQKLRLMKNSMRLVISSMNPTDRLSIVAFSGGSKRLLPLRRMTGGGQRSARRIVEALAAIDQSREGVAAKNDAVKKAAKVLEDRRERNSIACIIVLSDIIDSRAMNASFQKPSMVSSTRFSNFDVPVHAVRFPDSGECFNALPDVTLAKCISNLLNVVAQDVTIQLGVVSRSRPVEIAAVYSLAGRPAPLEPGSITITDLYAEEEKELLMELKVPAVSAGSHHVLTVLCSYRDPLTREILNPIEQAMLIPRPHTVRSSSEKIERLRTLHVTIRAVAESNRLAEHGDLSGAHHLLSSARALLLQSSKPVEEEYLRWLEAELQRRRQVQQLQSQRQRNINSHAEEKLEPLTPTSAWRAAERLAKVAIMRKSMNRVSDLHGFENARF from the exons ATGGTTAATATGTGGAGAAAAGCATTCTGTACATCCATTTCCAGAGACAAAAACAGGGAATCAAAAGTAGTAATAACCGAGAAAAAACAACATTGCGATAACTCCTCAACCAATCAAAGTCCTAGAATAAGTTCCAAGTTTGGTTTTTTTTCCAATCCATCAACACCACGTTGTCAATCTCAACCTCAACCTCAACTTGAACCTAAACCTTCATCAACCGGTTCCACTACTCTTCGTTGCAGAACCTCCGTTGCAACAACAACCACTCATTCTGTTCCCAATAGTCCAAAACTCCAATGCAGTAGTAACACCAAAACTCCTAAATCATTCTCTTCACCTAACTCACCATCAAGTTTCTCATTTCTCAAATCCACTTTACGCTTATCCAAA AGTCGATGTGGAATATGTATGCAGAGTGTGAAGAGTGGAAAAGGAACTGCAATTTTTACGGCGGAATGCTCTCACACTTTTCACTTTCCTTGCATATCTACGCACGTGACGAAGAATCCAATACACGTGTGTCCTGTTTGTGGTACAAACTGGAAGGAACTTCCGGTGCTTGCAATCAACAACGagaagaagaacaacaacaaaatttcaGAGGAAAACAGAGAAGCGAGGAATTTCAAAGTTTACAACGATGACGAACCTCTCATGTCACCAACTTCACTATCTCGTTTCAATCCTATTCCTGAATCGGAAAATGAAacagaagatgaagatgatgaaaacATTGAGTTTCAAGGGTTTAATGTGAATCCTGTTAGTGTTTCGTCTTCGCCGGTGATTAGGAGGAATAttgaggtgtgtttgtttccGGAAACTGCTGTTGTTTCTGCTAATAGAAACTACGAGAGTTATGTTGTTGTTTTGAAGTTGAAGGCGTTGTCACAGAAAGTTGCGCGGCGAGCTCCGGTGGATGTTGTTATTGTTCTTGACGTCGGTGGAGCTATGTCAGGGCAAAAGCTTCGTCTGATGAAAAATTCCATGCGACTAGTGATCTCTTCCATGAATCCTACCGATCGTCTCTCAATAGTTGCATTCTCCGGCGGCTCCAAGAGACTATTACCGCTCCGGAGAATGACCGGCGGCGGTCAGAGATCTGCGCGACGCATCGTGGAAGCGCTCGCCGCGATTGATCAATCAAGAGAAGGCGTTGCGGCGAAGAACGACGCTGTGAAGAAAGCGGCGAAGGTCTTAGAAGATCGCCGCGAGAGGAATTCCATTGCCTGCATCATTGTTCTCTCCGATATCATTGACTCACGCGCCATGAACGCGTCATTTCAAAAACCCTCTATGGTCTCATCCACGCGCTTTTCTAACTTCGATGTTCCAGTACACGCAGTGCGTTTTCCTGACTCAGGCGAGTGTTTCAACGCGCTTCCAGACGTGACGCTTGCGAAATGCATAAGTAATTTGTTAAACGTGGTGGCTCAGGACGTTACGATTCAGTTAGGTGTTGTTTCACGCTCGCGTCCAGTGGAGATCGCTGCAGTGTACTCACTCGCGGGTCGCCCCGCCCCACTCGAACCGGGTTCAATTACAATAACCGATTTGTACGCTGAAGAAGAGAAAGAATTATTAATGGAGCTAAAAGTACCAGCCGTTTCAGCTGGGTCCCACCACGTTCTAACCGTACTATGTTCTTACCGTGACCCCCTCACTCGTGAGATTTTGAATCCTATTGAACAAGCAATGTTGATTCCACGTCCCCACACCGTACGATCCTCGTCTGAAAAGATCGAAAGGTTGAGAACCCTTCACGTCACTATACGAGCCGTAGCTGAATCTAACCGCCTCGCTGAGCATGGTGATCTCTCTGGAGCTCATCATTTGCTTTCTTCGGCTCGAGCTCTTCTCTTGCAGTCTAGTAAGCCTGTCGAGGAGGAGTATTTGCGCTGGCTTGAAGCTGAGCTTCAGCGACGCAGGCAGGTACAACAGTTGCAGAGTCAAAGACAGAGAAATATTAATAGTCATGCTGAGGAGAAATTAGAGCCGCTTACGCCGACTTCGGCTTGGAGAGCCGCTGAGAGGCTTGCTAAAGTTGCTATCATGAGAAAGTCTATGAATAGAGTTAGTGATTTACACGGCTTTGAGAATGCAAGATTTTAG